The following are encoded together in the Narcine bancroftii isolate sNarBan1 chromosome 10, sNarBan1.hap1, whole genome shotgun sequence genome:
- the LOC138744546 gene encoding oocyte zinc finger protein XlCOF7.1-like, whose translation MGSLTQTSGQDLNELLSSSSTGENWKLNTETENTVQTGKKQYKCSLCEKGFTRSYTLLRHQRIHTGERPYTCSVCGKGFTSSSNLQTHQLVHTEVRPFKCPECKKSFKSKSHLLKHQQTHTGERPFTCSVCGKGLSSSSNLQTHQLIHTNTRPFKCSQCKKGFKNSSDLLKHQHTHSGERPFTCSVCGKGFTSSSNLTGHQLVHTDKRPFKCCECVKCFKSKQELLKHQRTHTLEKPFTCSQCGKGFARSSSQRAHQCTKKPFSCSFCGKVFKRSLNLAAHQCIHTNQGSFQFSDCDRSFNNGNDLLIWRHSHAGERPFTCPVCGKGFTLSSTLLRHQLIHTGERPFVCSVCGKGFTLSADLLKHQRIHTGEKPFNCMLCGKKFRCSTNLNVHQRVHTGERPFTCSVCGKGYILSSHLLRHQLVHTDQRPFKCFNCEKSFKHKSDLLRHQRTHTLERPFSCSVCGKKFALSSYLLRHELTHNGERPFTCSVCRKGFTQSSTLLRHQLTHTGEWPFTCTVCGKGFTCTSHLTEHKRVHTDERWFPLCVANESKNSNIGDTNFFSLGRDNPSHICVKRDSLP comes from the coding sequence ATGGGAAGTTTAACCCAAACATCAGGTCAAGACCTGAATGAGTTGCTCAGCTCATCATCCACTGGTGAAAATTGGAAGTTGAACACAGAAACAGAAAATACTGTTCAAACTGGGAAGAAACAATACAAGTGTTCTTTGTGTGAGAAGGGGTTCACCCGTTCATACACCCTGCTGAGACACCAACGAATTCACACAGGGGAAAGGCCATACACCTGTTCCGTATGTGGGAAAGGCTTCACTTCTTCATCCAACCTACAGACACACCAACTCGTTCATACTGAAGTGAGACCTTTTAAATGCCCTGAATGCAAGAAGAGCTTCAAAAGCAAATCTCATCTACTGAAACACCAACAAACTCACACGGGGGAGAGGCCTTTCACCTGTTCTGTGtgtgggaagggactcagttctTCATCCAACCTACAGACGCACCAACTCATTCACACCAATACAAGACCTTTTAAATGTTCGCAATGTAAGAAAGGCTTTAAAAACAGCAGTGATCTGCTAAAACACCAGCATACTCACAGTGGAGAGAGACCCTTCACATGTTCTGTGTGTGGTAAGGGATTCACTTCTTCATCCAACCTCACTGGACACCAACTTGTTCACACTGATAAGAGACCCTTTAAATGCTGTGAGTGCGTGAAGTGCTTTAAAAGCAAACAGGAATTGCTGAAACACCAACGTACTCACACTCTGGAAAAGCCATTTACCTGCTCCCAATGTGGGAAAGGGTTTGCTCGGTCATCAAGCCAACGCGCTCATCAATGTACTAAGAAGCCTTTCTCCTGCTCTTTCTGTGGTAAGGTGTTTAAGCGTTCCCTTAATCTTGCTGCACACCAATGTATTCACACCAATCAGGGATCATTTCAGTTTTCTGACTGTGACAGAAGTTTTAACAATGGAAATGATTTGCTGATATGGCGTCACAGTCATGCAGGTGAGAGGCCATTTACCTGTCCTGTTTGTGGAAAAGGATTCACTCTGTCATCTACTCTGCTGAGACACCAACTCATTCACACTGGAGAGAGACCATTTGTTTGCTCTGTGTGTGGAAAGGGGTTCACTTTGTCAGCTGACCTGCTGAAGCACCAGCGAATTCACACTGGAGAGAAACCATTTAACTGCATGCTGTGCGGAAAAAAGTTCAGATGTTCGACCAACCTCAATGTCCATCAACGTGTGCATACTGGAGAAAGACCCTTCACCTGCTCTGTATGTGGGAAGGGATACATTCTGTCTTCCCACTTGCTGAGACATCAACTTGTTCACACGGATCAGAgaccttttaaatgttttaactGTGAGAAGAGCTTTAAACACAAAAGTGATTTGCTGAGACACCAACGTACTCACACTTTGGAAAGGCCATTTTCATGTTCTGTATGTGGGAAGAAATTTGCCCTGTCATCATATTTACTGAGGCATGAACTCACTCACAATGGAGAGCGCCCATTTACTTGCTCAGTGTGCAGGAAGGGATTCACACAGTCATCAACCTTACTGAGGCACCAGCTCACTCATACTGGAGAGTGGCCGTTCACTTGCACAGTGTGTGGAAAGGGATTTACTTGCACTTCCCATCTCACTGAACACAAACGTGTTCATACTGATGAGAGATGGTTTCCTCTTTGTGTGGCAAATGAATCAAAAAATTCTAACATTGGAGACACCAATTTCTTCTCACTCGGGCGAGACAATCCATCTCATATATGTGTCAAAAGGGATTCGCTTCCCTGA